Proteins encoded in a region of the Labrus bergylta chromosome 9, fLabBer1.1, whole genome shotgun sequence genome:
- the LOC109978160 gene encoding protocadherin alpha-C2-like isoform X8 produces the protein MSTFVFWRGCVAFFILLSAIMNTVFTVTHYSVPEEMEEGSVVANLATDLGLDTKTLKGRKMRIDVVGNKKYLDINKDTGELFISERIDREFLCPLKTTTSCFLKLDATIENPIRMFNIEVEITDINDNAPHFRRGTMHLDISESSPVGERFSLNNAADPDVGTNSVKNYHLSASEHFSIEIQTGRDGTKFADLILKKALDREQQAVHNLMLTAVDGGVPTRTGTASIIVRVLDVNDNAPSFDKDKYVVEVMENSPIGSLVMKVNATDLDEGSNSDIMYSYSLYTSERTQQVFNLNSENGEIRVKEMINYEDFRVYEMEIIASDKGPNSLSGQCKLTIQVTDMNDNHPEISIKSFQSPIKENEPIDTVIAVVSVSDKDSGDNGVVDLHIPDNMPFKLRESSDNYYELVVSEPLDREKVPEYDITFTVTDRGSPPLSDNETMTLELLDVNDNVPQFSQSFYTIRVMENNAPGALLSSLTAFDPDLHENQYLVYFILEKEIANTSMSMLFSINPENGNLYALKTFDYEIEKDFLFHIEARDSGSPPLSSNVTVHIIIVDQNDNAPVIVSPWRAHGSVVEEKIPRSTDKGSLVAKVIALDTDSVHNSRITYQFLQVTDATLFSLDQYNGEIRTMRMFSYRDPRHQRLVVIAKDNGEPALSATVTIKLSTMETAVKAFSDMTEVPLEYDIFSDLNLYLVIGLGSVSFLLLITILVTIVLKCQKVKPSKAAAPCRNSVISERNSTIADSTLVSNDAYWYSLFLAETRKGKLVVRQPVPKGSRYIVSSLPRGTGLTDTSDSAASTLQYPK, from the coding sequence ATGTCTACGTTCGTGTTTTGGAGAGGGTGcgttgcatttttcattttgctttCTGCCATCATGAACACTGTATTCACAGTCACTCACTACTCTGTCCCCGAAGAAATGGAGGAAGGCTCTGTTGTTGCTAATTTAGCAACTGACCTGGGACTAGACACGAAGACACTAAAGGGAAGGAAAATGCGCATTGACGTTGTGGGTAACAAGAAATAtcttgacatcaacaaagacacAGGAGAGCTGTTTATTTCGGAAAGAATAGACCGAGAGTTTTTATGCCCTTTAAAGACAACAACGTCGTGCTTTTTAAAATTGGACGCTACCATTGAGAATCCAATTCGAATGTTTAACATAGAGGTAGAAATCACGGATATTAATGATAACGCTCCTCATTTTAGAAGAGGAACGATGCATCTGGACATTTCTGAGTCAAGCCCTGTTGGTGAGAGATTCTCACTGAATAATGCTGCGGACCCGGATGTTGGAACGAATTCTGTAAAAAACTACCACCTGAGCGCGAGTGAACATTTCTCCATTGAGATTCAGACTGGACGAGACGGGACAAAGTTTGCAgatctgattctgaaaaaagcTTTAGATAGAGAGCAGCAGGCTGTTCATAATCTAATGCTCACAGCAGTGGACGGTGGAGTCCCCACGCGCACAGGTACAGCCAGCATCATTGTTCGCGTGCTTGATGTGAACGACAACGCCCCTTCATTTGACAAAGACAAATATGTAGTAGAAGTGATGGAAAACTCCCCAATTGGCAGTCTAGTTATGAAAGTAAACGCAACTGATTTAGATGAGGGTTCTAACTCTGATATAATGTATTCATACAGTTTGTATAcatcagagagaacacagcaggtgTTTAACCTGAATTCAGAAAATGGTGAAATCAGAGTGAAAGAGATGATAAATTATGAAGACTTTAGAGTTTATGAAATGGAGATTATTGCCAGTGACAAGGGGCCTAACTCATTATCTGGACAGTGTAAACTGACAATACAGGTGACAGATATGAATGACAACCATCCAGAAATATCCATCAAATCATTTCAGAGTCCGATCAAAGAAAATGAACCAATAGACACAGTGATAGCTGTAGTTAGTGTCAGTGATAAAGACTCAGGTGACAATGGGGTGGTTGATCTTCATATTCCTGATAATATGCCTTTCAAACTGAGGGAGTCCTCTGATAACTATTATGAATTAGTGGTGTCAGAGCCGTTAGACCGTGAGAAGGTCCCAGAATATGACATCACTTTCACTGTGACAGACAGAGGTTCTCCTCCTTTATCTGACAATGAAACTATGACCTTAGAGCTGCTGGATGTCAATGACAATGTACCTCAGTTCTCTCAGTCATTTTACACGATACGTGTGATGGAGAATAACGCACCCGGGGCCCTGCTCAGCTCCCTCACTGCCTTTGACCCTGACCTCCATGAAAACCAGTATCTAGTTTATTTCATCCTCGAGAAGGAGATAGCCAACACCTCCATGTCCATGCTGTTCTCCATCAACCCAGAGAACGGCAATCTTTACGCACTGAAAACTTTTGACTATGAGATCGAGAAGGACTTTCTTTTCCACATCGAGGCCAGAGACTCTGGCTCTCCTCCACTCAGCAGTAACGTCACGGTCCACATCATCATTGTGGACCAGAACGACAACGCTCCGGTCATTGTGTCTCCGTGGCGAGCGCACGGCTCAGTGGTGGAGGAAAAGATCCCCAGGTCCACCGATAAAGGCTCTCTGGTTGCCAAGGTGATAGCCTTAGACACAGACTCGGTGCACAACTCTCGGATTACCTACCAGTTTCTACAGGTGACTGACGCCACCTTGTTCAGTCTGGACCAGTACAACGGAGAGATCCGGACTATGAGGATGTTCAGCTACAGAGATCCGCGCCACCAGAGACTGGTTGTTATTGCTAAAGACAACGGGGAGCCTGCTCTGTCTGCTACAGTCACCATCAAGCTGTCCACAATGGAGACTGCAGTTAAGGCCTTCTCTGACATGACTGAGGTTCCTCTGGAGTACGACATCTTCTCAGACCTGAACCTGTATTTGGTCATCGGTCTGGGCTCGGTGTCATTTCTCCTGCTCATCACCATATTGGTCACCATCGTGCTCAAGTGTCAGAAAGTCAAGCCCAGCAAAGCTGCTGCTCCCTGCAGGAACAGTGTGATCAGTGAGAGGAACTCCACCATCGCAGACTCCACTCTGGTCTCCAACGATGCGTACTGGTACAGTCTGTTTCTAGCAGAGACCAGGAAAGGAAAGCTGGTGGTCAGACAGCCTGTGCCAAAGGGCTCCAGATACATCGTGTCCAGTTTACCAAGAGGAACAGGACTGACAGACACGAGTGATTCAGCAGCCTCCACTCTGCAG
- the LOC109978160 gene encoding protocadherin alpha-C2-like isoform X3 has protein sequence MLRHTRILFGRRCVSLLIFLSAIINVVYTVTHYSVPEEMEEGSVVANLATDLGLDVKTLKGRKMRIDVVGNKKYLDINKDTGELFISERIDREFLCPSKTTTNCFVRLDATIENPIRMFNIEVEITDINDNAPHFRRGTMHLDISESSPVGERFSLNNAADPDVGTNSVKNYHLSASEHFSIEIQTGRDGTKFADLILKKALDREQQAVHNLMLTAVDGGVPTRTGTASIIVRVLDVNDNAPSFEKDKYVVEVMENSPIGSLVMKVNATDLDEGSNSDIMYSYSLYTSERTQQVFNLNSENGEIRVKEMINYEDFRVYEMEVIASDKGPNSLSGQCKLTIQVTDMNDNHPEISIKSFQSPIKENEPIDTVIAVVSVSDKDSGDNGVVDLHIPDNMPFKLRESSDNYYELVVSEPLDREKVPEYDITFTVTDRGSPPLSDNETMTLELLDVNDNVPQFSQSFYTIRVMENNAPGALLSSLTAFDPDLHENQYLVYFILEKEIANTSMSMLFSINPENGNLYALKTFDYEIEKDFLFHIEARDSGSPPLSSNVTVHIIIVDQNDNAPVIVSPWRAHGSVVEEKIPRSTDKGSLVAKVIALDTDSVHNSRITYQFLQVTDATLFSLDQYNGEIRTMRMFSYRDPRHQRLVVIAKDNGEPALSATVTIKLSTMETAVKAFSDMTEVPLEYDIFSDLNLYLVIGLGSVSFLLLITILVTIVLKCQKVKPSKAAAPCRNSVISERNSTIADSTLVSNDAYWYSLFLAETRKGKLVVRQPVPKGSRYIVSSLPRGTGLTDTSDSAASTLQYPK, from the coding sequence ATGCTGCGCCACACTCGAATACTGTTTGGGAGAAGGTGCGTGTCGTTATTGATCTTTCTGTCAGCGATCATAAACGTTGTATATACCGTCACTCACTATTCTGTTCCCGAAGAAATGGAGGAAGGTTCTGTTGTTGCTAATTTAGCAACTGACCTGGGACTAGACGTGAAGACACTAAAGGGAAGGAAAATGCGCATTGACGTTGTGGGTAACAAGAAATACCTCGATATCAACAAAGACACAGGAGAGCTGTTTATTTCAGAAAGGATTGACCGAGAGTTTTTATGTCCATCAAAGACAACTACAAACTGCTTTGTGAGATTGGACGCTACCATTGAAAACCCAATTCGAATGTTTAACATAGAGGTAGAAATCACGGATATTAATGATAACGCTCCTCATTTTAGAAGAGGAACGATGCATCTGGACATTTCTGAGTCAAGCCCTGTTGGTGAAAGATTCTCACTGAATAATGCTGCGGACCCGGATGTCGGAACCAATTCTGTGAAAAACTACCACCTGAGCGCGAGTGAACATTTCTCCATTGAGATTCAGACTGGACGAGACGGGACAAAGTTTGCAgatctgattctgaaaaaagcTTTAGATAGAGAGCAGCAGGCTGTTCATAATCTAATGCTCACTGCTGTGGACGGTGGAGTCCCCACGCGCACAGGTACAGCCAGCATCATTGTTCGCGTGCTCGATGTGAATGACAACGCCCCTTCATTCGAGAAAGACAAATATGTAGTAGAAGTGATGGAAAACTCCCCAATTGGCAGTCTAGTTATGAAAGTAAACGCAACTGATTTAGATGAGGGTTCTAACTCTGATATAATGTATTCATACAGTTTGTATAcatcagagagaacacagcaggtgTTTAACCTGAATTCAGAAAATGGTGAAATCAGAGTGAAAGAGATGATAAATTATGAAGACTTTAGAGTTTATGAAATGGAGGTTATTGCCAGTGACAAGGGGCCTAACTCATTATCTGGACAGTGTAAACTGACAATACAGGTGACAGATATGAATGACAACCATCCAGAAATATCCATCAAATCATTTCAGAGTCCGATCAAAGAAAATGAACCAATAGACACAGTGATAGCTGTAGTTAGTGTCAGTGATAAAGACTCAGGTGACAATGGGGTGGTTGATCTTCATATTCCTGATAATATGCCTTTCAAACTGAGGGAGTCCTCTGATAACTATTATGAATTAGTGGTGTCAGAGCCGTTAGACCGTGAGAAGGTCCCAGAATATGACATCACTTTCACTGTGACAGACAGAGGTTCTCCTCCTTTATCTGACAATGAAACTATGACGTTAGAGCTGCTGGATGTCAATGACAATGTACCTCAGTTCTCTCAGTCATTTTACACGATACGTGTGATGGAGAATAACGCACCTGGGGCCCTGCTCAGCTCCCTCACTGCCTTTGACCCTGACCTCCATGAAAACCAGTATCTAGTTTATTTCATCCTCGAGAAGGAGATAGCCAACACCTCCATGTCCATGCTGTTCTCCATCAACCCAGAGAACGGCAATCTTTACGCACTGAAAACTTTTGACTATGAGATCGAGAAGGATTTTCTTTTCCACATCGAGGCCAGAGACTCTGGCTCTCCTCCACTCAGCAGTAACGTCACGGTCCACATCATCATTGTGGACCAGAACGACAACGCTCCGGTCATTGTGTCTCCATGGCGTGCGCACGGCTCGGTGGTGGAGGAAAAGATCCCCAGGTCCACCGATAAAGGCTCTCTGGTTGCCAAGGTGATAGCCTTAGACACAGACTCGGTGCACAACTCGCGGATTACCTACCAGTTTCTACAGGTGACTGACGCCACCTTGTTCAGTCTGGACCAGTACAACGGAGAGATCCGGACGATGAGGATGTTCAGCTACAGAGATCCGCGCCACCAGAGACTGGTTGTTATTGCTAAAGACAACGGGGAGCCCGCTCTGTCTGCTACAGTCACCATCAAGCTGTCCACAATGGAGACTGCAGTTAAGGCCTTCTCTGACATGACTGAGGTACCTCTGGAGTACGACATCTTCTCAGACCTGAACCTGTATTTGGTCATCGGTCTCGGCTCAGTGTCGTTTCTCCTGCTCATCACCATATTGGTCACCATCGTGCTCAAGTGTCAGAAAGTCAAGCCCAGCAAAGCTGCTGCTCCCTGCAGGAACAGTGTGATCAGTGAGAGGAACTCCACCATCGCAGACTCCACTCTGGTCTCCAACGATGCTTACTGGTACAGTCTGTTTCTAGCAGAGACCAGGAAAGGAAAGCTGGTGGTCAGACAGCCTGTGCCAAAGGGCTCTAGATACATCGTGTCCAGTTTACCAAGAGGAACAGGACTGACAGACACGAGTGACTCAGCAGCCTCCACTCTGCAG
- the LOC109978160 gene encoding protocadherin alpha-C2-like isoform X9: MLRNTRLMFGTRCVSLLIFLSAIMDIVYTVTHYSVPEEMEEGSVVANLATDLGLDVKTLKGRKMRIDVIGNKKYLDINKDTGELFILERIDREFLCALKTCFLRLDATIENPIRMFNIEVEITDINDNAPHFRRGTMHLDISESSPVGERFSLNNAADPDVGTNSVKNYHLSASEHFSIEIQTGRDGTKFADLILKKALDREQQAVHNLMLAAVDGGVPTRTGTASIIVRVLDVNDNAPSFDKDKYVVEVMENSPIGSLVMKVNATDLDEGSNSDIMYSYSLYTSERTQQVFNLNSENGEIRVKEMINYEDFRVYEMEIIASDKGPNSLSGQCKLTIQVTDMNDNHPEISIKSFQSPIKENEPIDTVIAVVSVSDKDSGDNGVVDLHIPDNMPFKLRESSDNYYELVVSEPLDREKVPEYDITFTVTDRGSPPLSDNETMTLELLDVNDNVPQFSQSFYTIRVMENNAPGALLSSLTAFDPDLHENQYLVYFILEKEIANTSMSMLFSINPENGNLYALKTFDYEIEKDFLFHIEARDSGSPPLSSNVTVHIIIVDQNDNPPVIVSPWRAHGSVVEEKIPRSTEKGSLVAKVIALDTDSVHNSRITYQFLQVTDATLFSLDQYNGEIRTMRMFSYRDPRHQRLVVIAKDNGEPALSATVTIKLSTMETAVKAFSDMTEVPLEYDIFSDLNLYLVIGLGSVSFLLLITILVTIVLKCQKVKPSKAAAPCRNSVISERNSTIADSTLVSNDAYWYSLFLAETRKGKLVVRQPVPKGSRYIVSSLPRGTGLTDTSDSAASTLQYPK; this comes from the coding sequence ATGCTTCGCAACACTCGATTGATGTTTGGGACAAGGTGCGTTTCACTACTGATCTTTCTGTCAGCGATCATGGACATTGTATACACCGTCACCCATTATTCTGTTCCCGAGGAAATGGAAGAAGGCTCTGTTGTTGCTAATTTAGCAACTGACCTGGGACTAGATGTGAAGACACTAAAGGGAAGGAAAATGCGCATTGACGTTATAGGTAACAAAAAATACCTCGACATCAACAAAGACACAGGAGAGCTGTTTATTTTAGAAAGAATTGACCGAGAGTTTTTGTGTGCACTGAAGACGTGCTTTTTAAGATTGGACGCTACCATTGAGAATCCAATTCGAATGTTTAACATAGAGGTAGAAATCACGGATATTAATGATAACGCGCCTCATTTCAGAAGAGGAACGATGCATCTAGACATTTCTGAGTCAAGCCCTGTTGGTGAGAGATTCTCACTGAATAATGCTGCGGACCCGGATGTTGGAACGAATTCTGTAAAAAACTACCACCTGAGCGCGAGTGAACATTTCTCCATTGAGATTCAGACTGGACGCGACGGGACAAAGTTTGCCgatctgattctgaaaaaagcTTTAGATAGAGAGCAGCAGGCTGTTCATAATCTAATGCTCGCTGCTGTGGACGGTGGAGTCCCCACGCGCACAGGTACAGCCAGCATAATTGTTCGCGTGCTCGATGTGAACGACAACGCCCCTTCATTTGACAAAGACAAATATGTAGTAGAAGTGATGGAAAACTCCCCAATTGGCAGTCTAGTTATGAAAGTAAACGCAACTGATTTAGATGAGGGTTCTAACTCTGATATAATGTATTCATACAGTTTGTATAcatcagagagaacacagcaggtgTTTAACCTGAATTCAGAAAATGGTGAAATCAGAGTGAAAGAGATGATAAATTATGAAGACTTTAGAGTTTATGAAATGGAGATTATTGCCAGTGACAAGGGGCCTAACTCATTATCTGGACAGTGTAAACTGACAATACAGGTGACAGATATGAATGACAACCATCCAGAAATATCCATCAAATCATTTCAGAGTCCGATCAAAGAAAATGAACCAATAGACACAGTGATAGCTGTAGTTAGTGTCAGTGATAAAGACTCAGGTGACAATGGGGTGGTTGATCTTCACATTCCTGATAATATGCCTTTCAAACTGAGGGAGTCCTCTGATAACTATTATGAATTAGTGGTGTCAGAGCCGTTAGACCGTGAGAAGGTCCCAGAATATGACATCACTTTCACTGTGACAGACAGAGGTTCTCCTCCTTTATCTGACAATGAAACTATGACGTTAGAGCTGCTGGATGTCAATGACAATGTACCTCAGTTCTCTCAGTCATTTTACACGATACGTGTGATGGAGAATAATGCACCTGGGGCCCTGCTCAGCTCCCTCACTGCCTTTGACCCTGACCTCCATGAAAACCAGTATCTAGTTTATTTCATCCTCGAGAAGGAGATAGCCAACACCTCCATGTCCATGCTGTTCTCCATCAACCCAGAGAACGGCAATCTTTACGCACTGAAAACTTTTGACTATGAGATCGAGAAGGATTTTCTTTTCCACATCGAGGCCAGAGACTCTGGCTCTCCTCCACTCAGCAGTAACGTCACGGTCCACATCATCATTGTGGACCAGAACGACAACCCTCCGGTCATTGTGTCTCCGTGGCGAGCGCACGGCTCGGTGGTGGAGGAAAAGATCCCCAGGTCCACCGAAAAAGGCTCTCTGGTTGCCAAGGTGATAGCCTTAGACACAGACTCGGTGCACAACTCGCGGATTACCTACCAGTTTCTACAGGTGACTGACGCCACCTTGTTCAGTCTGGACCAGTACAACGGAGAGATCCGGACGATGAGGATGTTCAGCTACAGAGATCCGCGCCACCAGAGACTGGTTGTTATTGCTAAAGACAACGGGGAGCCCGCTCTGTCTGCTACAGTCACCATCAAACTGTCCACAATGGAGACTGCAGTTAAGGCCTTCTCTGACATGACTGAGGTACCTCTGGAGTACGACATCTTCTCAGACCTGAACCTGTATTTGGTCATCGGTCTCGGCTCAGTGTCGTTTCTCCTGCTCATCACCATATTGGTCACCATCGTGCTCAAGTGTCAGAAAGTCAAGCCCAGCAAAGCTGCTGCTCCCTGCAGGAACAGTGTGATCAGTGAGAGGAATTCCACCATTGCAGACTCCACTCTGGTCTCCAACGATGCTTACTGGTACAGTCTGTTTCTAGCAGAGACCAGGAAAGGAAAGCTGGTGGTCAGACAGCCTGTGCCAAAGGGCTCTAGATACATCGTGTCCAGTTTACCAAGAGGAACAGGACTGACAGACACGAGTGATTCAGCAGCCTCTACCCTACAG
- the LOC109978160 gene encoding protocadherin alpha-C2-like isoform X2 produces MLRHTRILFGRRCVSLLIFLSAIINVVYTVTHYSVPEEMEEGSVVANLATDLGLDVKTLKGRKMRIDVVGNKKYLDINKDTGELFISERIDREFLCPSKTTTNCFVRLDATIENPIRMFNIEVEITDINDNAPHFRRGTMHLDISESSPVGERFSLNNAADPDVGTNSVKNYHLSASEHFSIEIQTGRDGTKFADLILKKALDREQQAVHNLMLTAVDGGVPTRTGTASIIVRVLDVNDNAPSFEKDKYVVEVMENSPIGSLVMKVNATDLDEGSNSDIMYSYSLYTSERTQQVFNLNSENGEIRVKEMINYEDFRVYEMEVIASDKGPNSLSGQCKLTIQVTDMNDNHPEISIKSFQSPIKENEPIDTVIAVVSVSDKDSGDNGVVDLHIPDNMPFKLRESSDNYYELVVSEPLDREKVPEYDITFTVTDRGSPPLSDNETMTLELLDVNDNVPQFSQSFYTIRVMENNAPGALLSSLTAFDPDLHENQYLVYFILEKEIANTSMSMLFSINPENGNLYALKTFDYEIEKDFLFHIEARDSGSPPLSSNVTVHIIIVDQNDNAPVIVSPWRAHGSVVEEKIPRSTDKGSLVAKVIALDTDSVHNSRITYQFLQVTDATLFSLDQYNGEIRTMRMFSYRDPRHQRLVVIAKDNGEPALSATVTIKLSTMETAVKAFSDMTEVPLEYDIFSDLNLYLVIGLGSVSFLLLITILVTIVLKCQKVKPSKAAAPCRNSVISERNSTIADSTLVSNDAYWYSLFLAETRKGKLVVRQPVPKGSRYIVSSLPRGTGLTDTSDSAASTLQESTTSSSSST; encoded by the coding sequence ATGCTGCGCCACACTCGAATACTGTTTGGGAGAAGGTGCGTGTCGTTATTGATCTTTCTGTCAGCGATCATAAACGTTGTATATACCGTCACTCACTATTCTGTTCCCGAAGAAATGGAGGAAGGTTCTGTTGTTGCTAATTTAGCAACTGACCTGGGACTAGACGTGAAGACACTAAAGGGAAGGAAAATGCGCATTGACGTTGTGGGTAACAAGAAATACCTCGATATCAACAAAGACACAGGAGAGCTGTTTATTTCAGAAAGGATTGACCGAGAGTTTTTATGTCCATCAAAGACAACTACAAACTGCTTTGTGAGATTGGACGCTACCATTGAAAACCCAATTCGAATGTTTAACATAGAGGTAGAAATCACGGATATTAATGATAACGCTCCTCATTTTAGAAGAGGAACGATGCATCTGGACATTTCTGAGTCAAGCCCTGTTGGTGAAAGATTCTCACTGAATAATGCTGCGGACCCGGATGTCGGAACCAATTCTGTGAAAAACTACCACCTGAGCGCGAGTGAACATTTCTCCATTGAGATTCAGACTGGACGAGACGGGACAAAGTTTGCAgatctgattctgaaaaaagcTTTAGATAGAGAGCAGCAGGCTGTTCATAATCTAATGCTCACTGCTGTGGACGGTGGAGTCCCCACGCGCACAGGTACAGCCAGCATCATTGTTCGCGTGCTCGATGTGAATGACAACGCCCCTTCATTCGAGAAAGACAAATATGTAGTAGAAGTGATGGAAAACTCCCCAATTGGCAGTCTAGTTATGAAAGTAAACGCAACTGATTTAGATGAGGGTTCTAACTCTGATATAATGTATTCATACAGTTTGTATAcatcagagagaacacagcaggtgTTTAACCTGAATTCAGAAAATGGTGAAATCAGAGTGAAAGAGATGATAAATTATGAAGACTTTAGAGTTTATGAAATGGAGGTTATTGCCAGTGACAAGGGGCCTAACTCATTATCTGGACAGTGTAAACTGACAATACAGGTGACAGATATGAATGACAACCATCCAGAAATATCCATCAAATCATTTCAGAGTCCGATCAAAGAAAATGAACCAATAGACACAGTGATAGCTGTAGTTAGTGTCAGTGATAAAGACTCAGGTGACAATGGGGTGGTTGATCTTCATATTCCTGATAATATGCCTTTCAAACTGAGGGAGTCCTCTGATAACTATTATGAATTAGTGGTGTCAGAGCCGTTAGACCGTGAGAAGGTCCCAGAATATGACATCACTTTCACTGTGACAGACAGAGGTTCTCCTCCTTTATCTGACAATGAAACTATGACGTTAGAGCTGCTGGATGTCAATGACAATGTACCTCAGTTCTCTCAGTCATTTTACACGATACGTGTGATGGAGAATAACGCACCTGGGGCCCTGCTCAGCTCCCTCACTGCCTTTGACCCTGACCTCCATGAAAACCAGTATCTAGTTTATTTCATCCTCGAGAAGGAGATAGCCAACACCTCCATGTCCATGCTGTTCTCCATCAACCCAGAGAACGGCAATCTTTACGCACTGAAAACTTTTGACTATGAGATCGAGAAGGATTTTCTTTTCCACATCGAGGCCAGAGACTCTGGCTCTCCTCCACTCAGCAGTAACGTCACGGTCCACATCATCATTGTGGACCAGAACGACAACGCTCCGGTCATTGTGTCTCCATGGCGTGCGCACGGCTCGGTGGTGGAGGAAAAGATCCCCAGGTCCACCGATAAAGGCTCTCTGGTTGCCAAGGTGATAGCCTTAGACACAGACTCGGTGCACAACTCGCGGATTACCTACCAGTTTCTACAGGTGACTGACGCCACCTTGTTCAGTCTGGACCAGTACAACGGAGAGATCCGGACGATGAGGATGTTCAGCTACAGAGATCCGCGCCACCAGAGACTGGTTGTTATTGCTAAAGACAACGGGGAGCCCGCTCTGTCTGCTACAGTCACCATCAAGCTGTCCACAATGGAGACTGCAGTTAAGGCCTTCTCTGACATGACTGAGGTACCTCTGGAGTACGACATCTTCTCAGACCTGAACCTGTATTTGGTCATCGGTCTCGGCTCAGTGTCGTTTCTCCTGCTCATCACCATATTGGTCACCATCGTGCTCAAGTGTCAGAAAGTCAAGCCCAGCAAAGCTGCTGCTCCCTGCAGGAACAGTGTGATCAGTGAGAGGAACTCCACCATCGCAGACTCCACTCTGGTCTCCAACGATGCTTACTGGTACAGTCTGTTTCTAGCAGAGACCAGGAAAGGAAAGCTGGTGGTCAGACAGCCTGTGCCAAAGGGCTCTAGATACATCGTGTCCAGTTTACCAAGAGGAACAGGACTGACAGACACGAGTGACTCAGCAGCCTCCACTCTGCAG